The window GGTGAATGATCTATCTCTATCAATATGTCACTGACAAGTAAACTTAGAATTAGAGTAAACTATCCCTTAGTCCCTGGATTTTGACCCTTATTATCGGTTAGTCCTCTATATTTGAAAAACCCGTGATTTAGTCCCTTCACTCTAGTTGACCGCttgtcaaataaaatataatcacaAATGATTTTCTCTAATTTCTTGACTGGTTCAGGATCAAGGGCCCCTGCTCGGATGTGATTCCAAGCTTCCTGAAGCGCTTCTATTCGCTCCTGTGAAAGATCTGATTTATTAGAGAACTTCAGTTCCTTAATTGTCTTTCCTGCAAGGGCAAACCTAGGTTTCTTCAGATAACCTAGATCATAAGTCTGATCTTCTCGAGCTTCATTTTCCTCCGGACGAAGGGATAAAGCTCCTTTATCCTCCTCATTGGTGGAATTTAGTTTGATCCGGTTGATGCTTGATTCCAACGGCATCTTCATTGCATCGGCTTGTCTGCTAATAATCCTTAATTGGTTATCTACAGCAGTTGGCTGCAGTCGGGTATTTTTACTGGACTACCGAGTTCTAACGCCCTCCTGGCAACAACGGCTTTACCATCTGCTACTTGGTCCTTTCACCTGGGTCCAGCTCTCAGTTTTTTTACAGCTTCCTACAAGCTATTTGCTGCCTATACTCATTCTTGATTACCTAGGAAATCTTAGTTATGAATCTTTTCTCACGGGGAAAAAGGATACCTTCAGAAACTCATATTCATCTTTCAGTGTAACTCCAGTCTAAGAAGAATGATGAGATACATGAATAACATCGGTtctatttcttataaatataaattgtacATAACAGGCGGGGACTTAGGGATTTAGCCTAACATAACTGTATGCAAGCTATCAGCAAAGTAGAAGAAGCACAGGATAGTAATATCAAGAGAAGTTGAAGAAGAAGTGAAAAGAGAGGCGCTCCCCCCCTGCTTAGAGCTAGAATGGCCGCCTTGCACAAGATTtctaaagagagaagaaaacgaAACCGCGTCCGGGTACACATTCTGAGCCCCATTGCCAACTTGTTTCCACATGCCTCTGTCTTTGGAATCTTATCTTTTATTAAGGTAGAGCTTAGCATTTCtagtttcaaattattttttgtattttaatatattaatataaaaaatatttttttaatatattttcaagttaacaatacttttaaaaaataatttctattacatttcaaaacaacacTAAAGCATTACCATCCCTCATTGATGTCGGAATTGCTTTTGGCCATATAACCTTTATTTTATTCCTTCTTGAGTGACACAACGTctcctttttttcatgttttaatataattaaaaaataaaacttcttttaataaaaataataataaaaaaaaacctctcttTTTCAACGTGCTATTTCAACCCTTATCTTAATagtcaatttttattcttatccttggtatttttttcataacCATTTGGTAAACACACTAGATAAATGGTCCTTGCGTGTTAATGATTGTTCTTTCTTGGAAAGAATTTTCTGTGTATTGCTTAGTAGCTCAACATCATGATGTTCAAGCTAAAATGTAAAGAATTCGTAACATTGAAAGCCAAGGAAGAAGTTTTTATTATACAACGAGAATCCATGATCAAATTCCTCAAGAATCAACAATGTTAACCAACACACTTGTTGGGAATGTAAAAGAATCAACTATGGACATTGATGAAGTATCTGAAACTTCGATCAGCAAACAAATTAACAAACCAAAGGAAAACTAACACACCTCAAATTCTCCCCAGTGAGAACCGTCTAGGTGTTGCTATTGGACGCTGTTTCAGTCCACTCATTAGCACATCACTCTTTTGCACAATTTTTCTGCCTTTCAATGGAGACATCAATTTGTGGGCCAACCTTGAAGGCGAAAATGATCGACGAAATTTCGATGCAGTTGACGACTTTGGTGATTTCTTGCTCAAGTTTGTAGGTCTTGTAGGTGAGAGAGAAAGAACTGGTGGGTTCTTgatctttactttaaattttgaACCTGATGGAGGGGACTTAATCAAGAACTTATGTGGGGTTGTCTGCTTTTTGTTTCTTGCAATCACTGGAGACCTTGTCTTGCAAAACTTCTGCTGCTGCGCAGAATCTGTAGAAAGGAACAGAGGGTTTGGAAACAATACTGTCTTTTTAACCCATGGCCTATTCCTAGGAGAAACTCTATTCGCCAAATACCGAGCATTTTCTTTAtccatttctctcttctttggaGGTGAAACCTTGAAGTTAATTCGTGATCGAGCTCTTTGAAGAGTTGGAGAGCCGAATTCTGATCGAATTGACTGCAGTTTAGTTTGCTTTTCCTTCTTCCTTTTGGATTTGAGTTCAGTGTCTTCAGGGTGAGGCCTTTGTTTTCTCTGTTGGGTCAATGGAGTTTTGGGGTCTTCAAGGGTGAGTTTCTTGGTTTTGCAACAAACGGCCGCAACAATTTCTCTCGCAAATTGGCTTGCCTGTAGAATCTCTCCCATTGTCTCACCCACTAGCATTGCTGGCAATGACATTCGCCTCCATTCTCCTGCATAAAACATTCAATTCATTTGAATTATTCGATCAATGACTGTTTGGTTCTTCAAATTTTCAATTGCAGATTCTCATTTATCAACAACCAAGAAAAGACATGCCTTGGTAATAATTGAAATCAAACGAGAAAGAGAGATACCTATTGAAGTTGCTGGCAGCTTGCCCACTGGAGATTTCATAGGAACACCACTCTTGATCCttcaaattggtaaaaaaacaatacaacaaTTTTAGCAAATCTTCATAGAGATAATCAAGGAACATCAAAAGTTCAAAGTTTTATCACAGCCCAAATTCTAATTTACCTTAAAGATTCTTGCTTGCACCTAAGACTAGTTCTTAGATACCCTCTGGTACTTCTAGGACTGAGACTAACCCCAGCTATCACCTTATTCCCACCTGCCACTGTGTACTGAAGCTCTTGCAATCTAGCCATGCATCTGTCCACCTTCACAGAATTTACAAAGCAAACCCATTATTCTAGTGTAACAGAAacatacatgataaaaaaagttGTACTTGGTCGCtacaaaaggaaggaaaaagaaaagaactttaGGACTGAAAATGACTGAAAATCTGAAAAATTTCCTATAATCAAATGGATTCAAGCAAATGGTCCAAATCTGAAGACACAAAAAGTAAAACTTATAGAAAATCAAAGACCCGAATTTGaagattttctttcttcctctccAGTAGGCAAAAACAAAAGGGAGAGACTTCGGTGGGTTTGTTCGATATTTTGAGCTAAGAAATATGTACCTTCTTTAAAGTTTCTCTGATTAAAACTGGGTCGAGAGGAACCACCATCTTCCTCTGCTTTGGTGGGGTTCTTGCAACCATGATTGGCTAACAAACCACGCAAAAGTAAGTAACAAAAAACAACTCCAAAGTGGGTCTCAAAGCTCTCTCTCTAAATTCCCATTGAACCAGAGACTTCAAAGATGGGTCAGTTACAAATTTTGTGTGTCCCTCTTGAAGTGATCGCTTCTTTTTTGCTTTGTACTCCTCACTTGGTTTTGTCTTTGAGGTTGAGAGATCAAAACTGAAAGACTTCAGGGTTTAGGGTAACGGATCTTTTTGTCCCCCAACGGTCCTAATCCATCCTCAAAATAAACGTTGCTAACGGCTACTTTTGCTCCCCATTTAAAATGATAAAGGGGTGTataattaacatttatttaataaatattattgatttatttgtttactttttaattttaataatcatgATGCTGGTAAAAGCTTAACACAATCCAGaccaataaattttattaaattcttaaaagtttataagattttaaaaaaaatattagcaacaaTATACTTTTTGTAGGAATGGTAATTTCATATGATCTAATTAATAtccacacacacatatatggaTGGATGTAGATTtaagtagagagagagagagaggattttaatgatttttgtatgaatttgaaatttaaataaactatAATTAATATAGTCTTAAAGTCCataaaatatctttgaaatttaaaacaaaaaatccaaacttgacAAGtacctattaaataaaaaattatcttctcCCAACTCAAtcgaaaaataatcataataaatataaatgttatgagatcagaaaataaatataacaaaatataactctgatttaataaattgttatttttactgttgtatttataatttttctcaaattcttATAATTAACCTAAATATGTAATGAAAGTTAAAGAATTGCTtccatgttttttgaaaattaaaaataaaagttacatagtcaatttcatatttgagaaaaacttttTAGAAAGTGCTAAAGAAATGAAGCTTTTTGAGAAAAAGAATAAAGTATAAATCCATTGGTCAATGAAGTCGTACATTGTTTTTAAAGGCCAAAAGCCCATATCTCAAATCAAAATTCTGAGTCCCAGAAACCCGAGTTTCATTGGCCCGAGGAATAAAACCCGTTTCTAAATGGTTGCCGTTTCGGATATTtaaaatcagtaaaaacaataatgGAACCCTAAAAATCCCAACTTCCCACAGACAGACAGCAGCTCCTCTTGTCCACTCTCCAGTTCCTAGTAAGTTCAATCGAAATATCTCTAGTTACCTCATATTCATGCTTGTTTGATCTCTAGCCATCAAagctttttggatttttttttatatgaagctGGTAGATTGTTTTTCTTACGAACCCTTTTAAGCTTAGTTTTGGTTTTAGTATTACCTATGTAGAAGAGTTGTTATTTGAGTGAATTCAAAAGGAAGTCTTTGATGGCTAGAGAAAATTGAAGACAGAGGAGCAGATTGCAAATTGACATTACTTAATGTTAGTTTTATGAATTCAGTTTTTAGGATATAATAAGAGATGATTAACTATGTTCTGTTTATGTATGATTGCTTTGATGTATGATTAGTAGGGTGTCTTTTGGtttgtttgttaatgttttgTGTTATTCCTTGCTGGAAACTAACTCAAAATTCTGGTTATGAAATAGGAGCTACAATCTTGGGCTGTTTTCTTGTATACTGATGGCAGAGGAGATAATAGCCGAAGCCATTGAGGCCAACCTGGAGAGAGCTGACACAGCTACTGAGGAAATGGATATGGTGGAGGATGTGGCAGCAAATGGTGATAAGCGAGCTAGAGAGGGAGAGGACGAGGATAATGAGGATGTAGCAAAGAAGCAGAAGGTGGATAAATCTGTGGAGGAAGAGCGACTGGAGAAGCTTGAAGGAGAGGGGACAGGAGAgggagaggagaagaaagaggAGGAGCGACCGGAGAAGCTTGAAGGAGAGGGGACAGGAGAgggagaggagaagaaagagaaggagaattCAGGTCCAGTCAGCTTGGGTCCAAAGAGTTTTGGGTCGGCAGTGGAGATGTTTGATTATTTCTACAATTTCCTCCATTACTGGCCTCCTAATCTTAATGTCAACAAGTATGAACAAATGGTGCTACTGGACTTGCTGAAGAGAGGTCATACAGAGCCTGACAAAAAGATCGGTGGGGGGATCCAAACTTTCCAAGTTCGGTTTCATCCAATGTTCAAGAGTCGGTGCTTCTTCCTAATTAGGGATGATGAGTCTGTGGATGATTTCAGCTTTCGGAAGTGTGTGGATCACATACTTCCGCTGCCTGaggacatgaaaataaaatctgaCAACTTTCTCGGTGGAGGGAAAGGTCATGGTGGGAAAGGTGGTCATGGTGGAAGAGGTGGACGAGGTCGTGGCCGTGGTTATGGAAGGGGTGGTAGATCAAGGAACTGAATCATAGAAGACAAATGAGGATTGCATGTTTTTCTTCTGTATTGTCTAGCTAAGTCTCTCTCTTATCCAAGTTTTGACTCTTAAATGCTTAAATTTTGAAGGCTCTTTGCTTAGCTTTGGAGATCATCAGTTTTTTCTGTTTCAATCTATTTCTTGTCCAACTTTTGAGCTGTTTCTTTTTTGGTGCCCAGTATAAATTCACGAGTCCTACTATAATTTTCAGTGCCAAATATAAATCCATGAAGCATGTTTTTTGAGAGGCAGCTGAAaggtaaattattttgttaaatactCAATTTAATACATCTTAATCTCAATAAATAGTGTAATTAACATTAATTctcaatttatcaaattattattggTCTGCATACTTGGTCTAGCTAAGTCTCTCCCCATCTTGTTCTGCAATTTCATCAGCTCCATCTGGTTGGCCATGAGACCCAGTATCCTTCGTGTCAAGCTacagaaaataattttgaaaaacctcatgcatatttttttatttattttgctgttGCATTCTTTTAACCATTATGTAAGTTTGAAATTTCTGATGGGAAAGAATTTGCATGCTTCCTTTTCCATGATCAGGTTTAAGATCCTTTTTTCTTCGTCATAAACATACCAGCAACGAATGAAATCACCAACATGAAAGTCATTACTTCCGACTAAAATTCTGGCTCTTACTCAATCTCAATATAGAGTAACTGGGCATGAACTGCAACTAGAGCAGGTGTACAAGCTATGACCTTCTCCACTCTTATCTTTTAACTCGTGTAAAAGGGTTTTTGAACAGGTTTTTCCTACATATACTAAACCAGGCAATAGAGTATGCTTAATTATACTGTTGTAGATGTTACTGTTCAagatagcaaaataaaataaaaaaaataataatacacatGAAGAGGTATAAATTTTATGAGTAATTGCATGGGATGACAGAGATTAcgttttaaaatagtttttactaaaaatattattttttaaaacgattcaaaaacaattttaagtatagaaattattttacatggttcaaaaagttttaaaaaataattgaagtatagttacaaaaatttaactaaataatCATCCCACCAAGATACAATGACCATCACTGCTGGCCTGCATCAATGTTTTCACCAGCTACAGATTGTTGTCCCATATCTCCACCAGCCCCATACTGTCAGGAACAAAGTGAAAGGCACAAAAAGTGAGAGGCTGTAGTGTTGTGTGTTTGAACAATTACCTTAATCCTCTACCCAGCAGCAGGAATGAATTATATCACCGACATATTAAACTGTTTCTCTTGACAAGACCTGGTTTAGCCTCAAATCTATAGCATAGCTACTCCTATTATTGCTGTGAAACTACAAGTAATGCTATCGATTCTTTTATGGATAGTTTGCTAATGATGTTTGGTACTGAATCTTGACTTGGATTTGCCATCCTTTTGTGTTCAAAGTTGCAACTTTTCTTTAGAAGGAAACtacttatttataatatatatattttataaataattaagtttaaaatattattttaaaaaatttatctccGCATTAGaaggaaactattttttttttaactcaaagtATTTAAACGAAAAgaagttttttattccacataacaaaatataattttttttttgtgtgaatttagagtatatatattaataccatcaatatattctatatttataagaagaaaattacatttttttaatggaaaatttTTCGAAtcttatattgatatttttttaatgtgagataaaaaaatatttttagtttattgagcttttaattttatattaaaaaaataaaatatttttttatagtaaattcTAATATAAACgagtaactaataaaaaaagaaagatggtaGCCTTGTGCGCTCGACGTCGGGTCAAGCaagagaaaaacatttaattgttttttgaaccTTTTGTCtgtctttggtagtgatttgTTTCTGCGTTGAATTTCCCTCACTATTTTGATCTCTAAGCTCTTACAGATGAGACTGTTCCAATGTGTTTTTGGACAATCGATACTCTTATCGTTcacttcaaagttcaaaccatCTGATTTCTACAAAAGACTCCCCGACACATAATGCAGGACAAACCATGCAAGACTAGTCAGAAAGCCGACACCATCACCCCCAAAAGGTAACAAAGAGAGGTTTTAATTCCACCATAAATATTATGCACACATGAAAGGAAAAATGGATCTGTAAGTTGTTTGAGAAAAATTCGAGATACAATTTATTGTTTAGTACAAATACAACAATATCGAAATTAGTAATATATACAActgagataaattaaaaaaataaaatgaatcatATGCTAAGAAGTATAGAACTATGCAAGTCATtagttttcttctctcttttttccctctTATTACCAGCAGCTCTCTCAGCCTCATAAAATATCTAGTAGCAGGCGACCCGCCAAATCTCACTTACAGGCTAAAGCAGCATTCATGGCATTATCCATGGGGGTAGAGGAGCTAGTGGCAGTCAGCGAATACAAAAGAAAGCAGCACTAGCACATTTGAAGATGCTCACATTTTCCACAACTCTCTTTCAGCCACAGCTCCTCCAGGTAATCAACATGACCACTTGATTTCAGAACTGCAAGCTATTAGCAGCAAAACTAAGCGTGTTGAGATGTGACACCTGCTTGTCATCTTTAACTCACATTTACCTAGCTGCAAGCTATTCAGCAGCGAAACTAAGCATGTTGAGATGCGACACATGCTTTTCATCTTCAAAGCAATTTCACTTAACTGCAAGCTATTCAGCAGCGAAACTAAGCATGTTGAGAAGTGACACCTGCTTGTCATCTTTAACTCAGATTTACCTTTCAATAACACGGCTATTTCTAAATTCACCAGGATCCATGCCCGTATTGCATTCAATCGATCTTCCTCCTTGCTGTTTTCTAAATCCTTCTTGTTTTGGTGCATTAAAATTCCGTGAATCACCACCTGCACCATTCATTTTCCACCCAGAACCGTCAGTGCCTTGAAATCCACTATTTTTACCATGGGCACCAGGTGACGATCTACCAAAATCATCACCCCAAGACTTTCTTCTATCACCCATCTTACCCTTGGATCTCATCTCATTGTCTCTCACAAAGTCATGATCACGACCCCTAAAATGGTTACCTCTTCTACCAGATTCCAATTTGTCACCTCCAGTTCTATTTCTCCAAAAACATCGATGATTGTTATCAGATTCTGAACCAGAAAAGGAAGCATCATCCAAATCAGAATTTCTCTCAAAATTCCTTCTACCTGAACCCTTTCTACCCTGTCTCCTATGGCTGGAGCCAAAATCATCATCCACATCAGAATCAAGCTCAAGTTCTTCATCTGACCCAAAACTTAATCCCTTGGAAGGACCCATTGGAACTCTACCTctatttttgtttctaatatCAGCGACATGACTGGATTTCCA is drawn from Populus nigra chromosome 5, ddPopNigr1.1, whole genome shotgun sequence and contains these coding sequences:
- the LOC133694055 gene encoding probable microtubule-binding protein TANGLED, whose product is MVARTPPKQRKMVVPLDPVLIRETLKKVDRCMARLQELQYTVAGGNKVIAGVSLSPRSTRGYLRTSLRCKQESLRIKSGVPMKSPVGKLPATSIGEWRRMSLPAMLVGETMGEILQASQFAREIVAAVCCKTKKLTLEDPKTPLTQQRKQRPHPEDTELKSKRKKEKQTKLQSIRSEFGSPTLQRARSRINFKVSPPKKREMDKENARYLANRVSPRNRPWVKKTVLFPNPLFLSTDSAQQQKFCKTRSPVIARNKKQTTPHKFLIKSPPSGSKFKVKIKNPPVLSLSPTRPTNLSKKSPKSSTASKFRRSFSPSRLAHKLMSPLKGRKIVQKSDVLMSGLKQRPIATPRRFSLGRI
- the LOC133694526 gene encoding protein EMBRYO DEFECTIVE 514-like produces the protein MAEEIIAEAIEANLERADTATEEMDMVEDVAANGDKRAREGEDEDNEDVAKKQKVDKSVEEERLEKLEGEGTGEGEEKKEEERPEKLEGEGTGEGEEKKEKENSGPVSLGPKSFGSAVEMFDYFYNFLHYWPPNLNVNKYEQMVLLDLLKRGHTEPDKKIGGGIQTFQVRFHPMFKSRCFFLIRDDESVDDFSFRKCVDHILPLPEDMKIKSDNFLGGGKGHGGKGGHGGRGGRGRGRGYGRGGRSRN